From Arachis hypogaea cultivar Tifrunner chromosome 3, arahy.Tifrunner.gnm2.J5K5, whole genome shotgun sequence:
taGTAACATCTtgattccatatacttttcctctgataaaagatttttttagataatcttttttaaaaaattaaaaaaatttaatatttaggtattttatgtaaaaatattttgtatttattaattatatttaaatataataatataaaatatttatgtatttatttatttatttatttattacattaaaaatatattttttaagtaaaaaatttaaaaatataaatgataaatttttaaaaaatatattttttatttttttataattaaaaatttatcaaacacactaaaaaataaaaacaaaaaaattattaaaaatatacttttttaacAACTTAATAACACCTAAACAAAtactatttttataaattaattaaataagagaaattcacaaaataaaaaatttaatgtatAGTGACCAATATTGTTAgccaataatttaatatttttaatataacaatttAACACCATATATTTGATcaacacttttaaatattatataatttaatatttttaatataataacttaacatcatatattttatcaatatttttaaatattatttacagattcttgaccaaaaataataaattatgtcaATCTTATAATATTTCTGATTAATTAAAACGGCGTACAGTATACTCTCATGTCCCTTGACAATTATAGTTTAATTAAGAATATTCTTCGTAAAGCATTCAAACAACTCATAAACTGGAAGAATGACTAGGAACAAAAgcactaattattttttaaagactCATATAAGAATGTTGTTTTGAGAGTTATCTGAAATAACATGAGGTTCAGACTTCTTTCGAGACAGCGACTGACTTGTTTTGACATCGAGGTGCTATCGTCCGAATTTCTCGTGAGTAGGtgaggggtggtacctgcaaaagactccAATGTTTAAGTTAGTAAGaactttaagcaggtttttagtaaatTAGAACGTAAATATATTTGagtggtgtcagtgtatttatagtagaatgaATAACCATTTTTTGGAGTAGTTCTACCTTTTTTGGTGGATATAACCGTTCTCTTTAACTTGAGAGTTTGCTAGGATCTATCTTTTAGAGGAGATAGAGATTGTAAAAGAAATTCGAGAAGGCAGTTACTTATTTTGGATAAGTGAAGCTAGCCCCTCTTATAGTGTCCGACTGCTTAAAGAGGTCAGGTAAGTGGTAGATGCCATCTTTTTTTGCTGGAACTTTTTATTCTTATTGAGTCTGGCTTTGTCTTTTTATACATgggttagggtatgaacagtgctccTTCTTGAGATCGAGCTTTCATGAGGTCGGATTCAAGTATTTTGTGGCTTCGGTCTTAGTCATCGGGTACTAGGACTGGAAGTCAGCTGAGCTGAGTTGAattagaccaagctcaagctcgactcaaAGAAATTAAGCTTGACTTAcgactcgactcattaacaatcaaGCCTATTTCTTAAGATCAAGCTCGACTCATCGAAAGTTCTCGAGCTCACGAGCtagctcaaataatagaaacataaatacataatttataattttatatcaataaattataacttatatatttttaaaaaatatttaaaaagatcaatgttatatattttttatctatcaataaattataaattctttatttatttcctatatcaaaattatatataagaaataaatataaaatctcaagctggcttgactcacttccaaccCTATCGGGTACGCCGCCTTCAAGAGATCGGGTACTTGATGTGTTTTGAAATTTTGTAACATTACTGCTTTAAATGACATGGTGAGCGTTGCACAACAGTTTTCTGAGAATCTGGGATTGAACATGAGATCCAGACTCTTTTTGAGACAATGACTGACTTGTTCTGACGCCGAGGTGCCGCtatccgagttcctcgtgaggaggtgagGTGGTACCTccaagagactccaatgcttaagttagtaagggtttaggcaggtttttagtagattagaacatAAATATACCTAAGAAGTATCAGTGAATTTATAGTAGAATGAATAACCACcttttggagtagttccacctttgttGGTGGATAACCATTCtctttatcttgggagtttgttaGGATCTATCTTTTAGGGGAGATAGAGATAGTAGGAGAGATTCGAGGAGACAGTTACTTATTTTGGATAAGTAAAGCTGATCCTTCTTATCGTGTTCAACTTCTTAAAGAGGTCGGATAAGTAGTAGAGACCATATTTTTTTGCTGGACCTCTTTATCCTTATTGAGCCTGATTTTGTCATTTTGGACCAGGGTCTAAACAGTGTCCCTACTTGAGTATGAGCTTTCATAAGATCGAGTTCAAGTATTTTGTGGCTTCGATCTTAGTCGTCGGGTACGCCGCCTTCAAGAGGTCGGGTACTCGACgtgttttaaaattttgtaacgtTACTGCTTTAAATGACATGGCGAGTATTGTGCGGCAGTATCATAAAAATCTGTTCGTAGCATTAAAGAGGGGGTACAAAATGTCTTTTTTGCCCTTTCTTCCTTATAAAAGTCtcatctctttctctttttttttttttgaaaatgcttTGCTATTTTCCCAGCAAAAAATCCTCTCTTTCTCCTTTCTTTGTTTATTGCTTCGtaattttttctcaatttttaaaatttctccATCTTGATTTCTTTAAAGGTTTTTTGGAACTTTAACGAGGAATATTCGAGTTTTTTGCTGTTTGACGTGCCCTTCTGTTTTGCATCTCCAAAAggttggtattttttattttttaccttcTGATTGCTTTGAATACTTGCATTTGTTTGTTCTAGATGATACTTTAAGTTAATACTTTTGAacaattttgaaggagatttttgctttttctttaatCATCACTAATCGTTCATtgctaaaaaattttttaaaactattttgTTTTCTAGGATTATTGCTATGAACTTTGGTTGTgtctttgaaaatttgaaaaattgttgtcatttgttgctgTAGAATATAATCGTGTTGTTCCTTAATAGCGTTGCTGTTGCTAGTGCAGGGGTGACACAATTTCTATCCCTTTTGTTttgaaaatatcttttaaaattgtatTTTCGCTTTTGTTGTATTTATCCGACTTCTTTTGATTGGTGTCTGAGTTTTCTAGTGATGACTTCTTTGTTGTATTTGTAGGTATAGCTTTATGCCTCGATCTGTTATTCACGATATGTCAACAAAAGTCCCTTCCTCTCTTTTATCTTGGGTAGATTCTTCTGTTCTTATCCCTATCCCTGTGATTGATAAAGAATATGCTGAGATATTTTATAGGCACCATAGATTTTGTGAGAATCAAAAAGATGAGCGAAACTATGAAATAGTAATGGCTGATCCTAAGGAGAGGATATGCTTTTCCCCCTTAGATAGGTCAgaacgccctttcttttatgcctatgactgCTTTTTTACTAAGCTAGATGTTAGGCTTCTCTTTTCTAACTTTGAGAGTAATGTCCTTTGGACTTGTAATGTTGCTCCTtcccaacttcaccctaattcttgGGTCTTTCTGAAAATATATCATCTTCTATGTTGGGAGCTTGATGTTCGACTTTTCCTCAAGGTTTTCTTTTACCTTTTTGTTCTAACAAAACCCTTTTGTTCAAAAAGCTAGGTTGGCTTTTCTTTCGTGCTGTCCAGGTAGGAAAGTTTTCTCcatttttgatgaatccttccatgatttaaaaaattattttttcaaagtccAAGCTGTAGAGGAGGGCCGACCTTTCTttttagatgagaatgatgaaccCTGTTTCTCCATGTATTGGGAAGAGAAGCCCATGATAGCCAAATATAATGTAGGTGACTTAGATGAGCTTGAAAAGAGTGTAGTTGACTTATTCCAATAGTGCTGGGGCCGGACTCTTTACTTGGACACCAAAAAGTGTTTATGGGATCCCAGTCACCTTCAGCCTGAGCTAGATAGATTTCTTCCCTTCTGCTTTATAAATTTTTGCTGTGAGTTTGTGTTGACAACTAATGTTTCTTTTTGCTTTGCAGAGAGAATGGCTCCCAAATCTGTCGCTATGAAAATATTTTGAACCACCAGAAAGAATGTCATGGCTCACGGAGTCGCGGTATACAACAAAAGGAAGCCAATGATACTTCTGCCTGATATACTTCTAAGAAGTCAGATTTGGATACATCGGCTTCAAAGAAGGGTATGCATGTCCTATCAACTCGGCTAATTTTTCCTAACTCTCCTTTAGAAAGTGCTGGGGGCCGTCCTTCTACTTTTTTCGTCTGAACCACCTCCCAAAAGATAAAAAACTACCGAAGGGGGTAGTATCTGCGATAAGAAATTTGATGGGATTGCTTGAAGTGAGAAAAATATTCTCCCTTACAGCCATATTAGCATGGATGGCGTGGCTATCCAGAACCACCTTCAACTCCTGGCCCGAAGTGGAATTCGGATGGCAGGTGTGTGTACTGCCTTGGCCAGGGAGTTGGAGAAGACTCCATTAGCGCCATTCACAGCTCTCTGGTGGATACTCGAGCCCAAGTAGAGAGGCTGAAGAAAATCAAGAAGGATCTAGAGGAAGAGAGGGACGAACTGATGTCCGACTTGAAAAAATCTCGGGCCAAAGCGAAGAAGGCGGAGGCGGCTTTGGCCATGGCGGAGGGGCTAAAAAAGAAGGCCAGGGAGAGCTATACGTGAGTTTTTATGGAGAAGCTCGACCTTAAAGAGGAGCTGGCTTAGGTCCAGGATCAATATGCAATACTTAAGGAGTTTGTGGCTAAGGGAATGGATGATATGTTTGCGAACCTGAAAGCCCAGATCCAAATCATTGCTCCCGAGGCAGATCTTTCCTTGTTTAGTCAAGATAATATTGTGGTGGATCATGGATAGGACGATCGTCCCGACTTCTGAGGATGATGAGGTGGTTCCCTTGCCTGACCCGAAGTCTACGGGTGCAAAAGCCAGTCAAGTTGCTCAAAATTTCGAGGTTCTTTCCGAAGTTGTTAATGTCGAGCTTTCTCCTTCGCCGCGTGGTCCTGTCCTAACTATGTCGGTCTCCGAGTATGACCCGACCCATTCTGTCCGAGCCAAGGATGTTGTCAGTGGGGACAATCTTAATCTTCTTTTGTAATAGTCTTGTCTTTGATATTTTAAATGGTCCGATTTGTGGGTTTTTATAAACAGTTTAACTTGTAATAACTGGTAATTTTTGAACAAATTTACTTCGCTTTAAGTCGTATTCAAACAACTTTAGAATTTAAAAAGCCTTTCTTCATCTTAATAATAATTTTAGGTCTCTAAGTAAttgctttttatttaattagctCTTAGTTTATACAGCTGCTTAGTTGGGATTATACCTCGTCAACTTTTTGATGTTGTTTCTTCGCTAAATTTGCAAGTGATGTCGGCGAGTTTGTTATATTAATTTCCTTTTGTAAGTTCTGACTTCGTGTAATCGGACTTTGTTAAGATATTTTTACACTTCGTTTTTGCggttacatattttttttaaaaaatctttttttaatgattttttaaagatcttttataaaagtaaaattgattttACATTTGGATATCTTatgtaaaaaaatctttttatctatcaattatgtttgggtaaaataagatagaaatacttttttgttcatttattatataaaaaatatttttttaaggaaaaaagatgtaaattgtaatttctcaaaaaattttttatttttttggtgcttttatttttattattagaattttaccaaacatactaaaaaataaaaaaatttatcaatttaatgacGCTCAAACAAGCACTAATATTTCCTATTCGCTCAAAAGTCAAAACAAAGCACCAATAATCAATGGAAAGATAGAAGACCAGCGACGAAGACCTTGGGCCAATTATTATTGAAACGTGCACACTCACCAGCTACCAATTATATTGCTTATCAAAAAAAAACTaccaaatatataatattttttttgggacAAAGATCAAATATATAATCATATGGcacatattttgaatttttttttacatgaatTTATACGCTGTTTTAGCTTGTGCAGTCGTGGGTAAATTGGTCAACATTTTTGCTTTCGTGTGGGATGGACCCATATCCATATGCAAAAAACTCTTGAAAGTATTACATGAACATATTTAATGGATAAAAGGCCAATTAATCAAATATAGCCCCCAAAACACCATAGGGTACCTCTTGAACGACCCAAAAAACAAAAGTACCTTGCTCTTCTACAGAGAAAGGTTACGATCCATAGATTCTGCAGAGAGAGGGGAAAAAACATAACATAAAAAGAGAGGCTAGCTACTCACAAAAAAAATGAGAGGCTGGCTAACATATAACATTTCCAACTTAAGACTTAAGAGAGTGAATCTACTATGTGAGGAAATTAAtagaacaaaagaaataaaagtttCAATTAAATTTATAACTTTGCATTATAACTACTTCAAAGGAATTTAGTCAAAAAAGCTGTTCGCAACACGTCGTGTGGATATAACAAGGAGATTTTCAATAAACCATCCCGTAAAAGattatgatttaaaaataaagaaaaattaattaggtCCAATTGTCAAATCTAATAGGAGTTTAGATTTGAACAAGAAAAAATCCCGATGAAAGAAGAATTTATCAgctgaaattaaaaaattaaaagagcgATGAAGAGGAAGATCAACATGAGTTTATAGGTTAAAGCATTTAAGGCGCCAAATTTTGATGAAACTAATTAGAGCTACAAGGAAAGTTGCATAACACATACCATCCCATTCCATTATCCTTCTAACCAATCTTGATCTGAGTGCCACAATCCTGTGACAAGATCTTGGTACTGTTGCCAAGATTGCTAACCATAATCTTGCATGCAATCTTAGACTCGAGAGGCCCTGTCTTCATTCTCACGGTTGTCATCTTTACCCAAAGTTTCATATCCAAATCCAGAGTAACATTCTTCGATTTCTCCAATGCCCTATGCAACCGTTCACTCGTCCCCGTCAGATTAATATTAACTTCCGTCGAATTACCTTTCTCTTGTTTCAGCGCTGGGAACCACGTTCCCCTTGCAACCTTAGTATTCTCGAACGTCGTCATAGAAATGTCCGCATTGTTGGCGTACTGCAGCCCCAACTTCTTGTTGCGGTTGTGGGCCGTCAACGTAATCTCGTAGTGCGGTGGCGGTGGTGGCGAATTCTTGCCACCGCGCACGGTCTTCACCGAAATATGGGTGACCTCGAATTTGGGTTTGGTTGGTTTGTAGATTAAGAACAAGGTGGCAAGGGTAATGCCAACAATGGCGAGGATGGAGATGATTATTATGGCGGTGGTGATCAACACACGGGGAGAGAGGCAACCGCAATtgcattctcttttctttggttttgTTGGGTTGCGGTATTTCTCTGCGATGAGGGCATTCTCGCGCGGCGGCACGTGGTAGACTTGGTCCTTTGGGAATTGGACGATGTAGGTGTCCTGTTGGCGTTGCCCTTGCCCAGGAGGCGGCGGTAACACTAGGGTCGAGATGGCGCGATCATCCGCGTCATCTCGACCTTGGTGGTCCTCCTGCCTTTCCATGTGCAAAGGCAGAACGGGCTACTTGCACGCACCAGCAGCAATGGTGGGGATGAGTTCTACGATTGCATGCATGTGAATCGgggttgataataataataaggggaTCAAACCAAAATCACACTAATTCAAGATTGTTTATTTCTTCACATAATTAGTTAAACTCGTCTATTATTAGTGATTATGATGAAAACTTTATccattttatacttcaattggAACTAATTTCTATATAAATAACCTCGTACTAATGGAGAATAATATTATAATCTCATctaaattaatagaaaaatatttgaaagataacaaaaaattaatttaaatttattttattttatattttttaattattgtttattttatttatattctttaaatatataataataaatattatatatataaaataattataaatattaaagtaagagaaagtatagggagccaatggcttagtgtataatgtgtacaatggaggtttaggaagtattagagatatgatcattagtgttacattgtcctgtcaggttatgcttttggaatgagtgggtaaggtcaagagtttgatccttggtgaactccaaaatcaacttaagtttttAGGATGAAACCAAAaatttagcccattgtacacattgtacgctaggccattggctccctagcactacCCATTCTCATAAATTCTCAATCAGTGGTTTCAACTTACAATTCCATTATTCTTATCATTATAAGAACCGGTTGAGAAACAAACAAATTAGATCATTTGTAAATGATTATATCTTTGCAATTAAGAGCAAAATGTGCATGTATAACATTTCTGGTATTATTATAGATTTCTAGTCACATTTCTGGTCATGTGCATGTATAACATGCTTTTACAAAGGTTGTCCCGTCTAAGAAATTTTTGCATTTCAAATCCAAACTCAAAGGTACAAATTCCTCGCATCTTGAGTTTGAGGAAAAATGACAGACGGTATATCAAGAATAGTAAAGATAATCAAAAGATTTTAGTTTAGACAGTTAAATAGTTGGAGTTTACTTTTCTTAAGTTTGTCAGTATGTGTGTAAAAGATGTGATAAGTGCCTCTATAAATAGAATGCCTGTGCCTAACAAACTAACTCCAAATTTATTCAGTGGAAGAACACTTTTCTCTGTTTTTGCTAGCTCTCTTTTCTCTCAGCCATTGTCTTctagttcttttctttttcttttaggtGGCTACTCCAATGAAGATCTAATGATTGTCATCATGTGAAGATATATCATTTTAACCATTGGATGATAGATTGTAGGGCTtattttatttgaagtaaaagtgttacttttatttaaagtgttacaaaataaataagttacactttttaaacaaggATCATCATGAAAAGATGTTTTTAGCATCTTCGTGGGAGTAGTTGCCTTTCTTTTAAACCTAGATATGATACCTTTTTACTTTTCTTCATAATCTTCCAGCATTGTCCAATAATTGTTAACTACAAAAAAACCCTTTACGTAGTTAGTTTGACACTATACTTTTGAATTGTGTTATCTAAGTATTGGTAAACTCCCCTCAAATAGCAAAAAGTTCAGCTCTCAGTATATTATTTTTGAAACTCGGCAAAACATCTTCTTAGACAATTATTACTATCACAATCTCTAATAAGACATTCAAATCAAGTTCTTGTAACATTTTTAAAAACGCTCAAGTCACAATTTTGTTTGACAAACTCAACTTGAAGATGCATCTACACAAATAACAGAGTTGAACTCGAAGCAAAACATGATGGTGaagcaattaataaaaaatttgttgcCGCAAAAACGAAAACGATAAACGATTTCCATGGCAAAAGAGTTTCTATCGTTAATATATAATTGAAATAACGAACCAAATGTTTCAAAGCCCAGCAAGAaaatttaattgatccatataTAGAATATTTTATAGTAGGAAAAGTATAAGGAGACAATAGTTTTATTGTACAATGCATACAATGGgggtttaattgaaattaaaattaaattatgggtACAAGTATTAATTATAAAGATTTGATAATTtgagttttttgaaaaattaggattcagTTATATAAAATCCAAAACCACGAACATCTCTCTCTGAAGGGTAAGGACAGACCAAAAACGCAGCTTCTCCTGCCGACGGTGATAACGCATCTTCTCCCTGGCTCGTGTCTTGTCACCAGAAGTCCGCACCGGTGAACTCCCAGCAGCGCATTCTGGTCGTCTGGCGCGTTTTGACGGCACCGCATCAAGTCTACCTGCGAGAAACCCCAGTGCAACCCAGCAGCGGCTGAGCTTTGTGCCGCTGCAACGCCGCCTCTGCTACTCCTCTCTTTTCATTCTTCCCCTTTCACCGACGCAGGTTCCATACTTCCTCCTTCCCGTGTTCTTTCGTTTatttatgttaactaatttttaaatctgCTTTTAGTGTTTAGATTAGGCTTAGATTAATGGATTGATACTTTTTGGATTCCAAAATGTTTGATGGCTGGTTTTTTTGATTTGATTGCTGCATAAATTGAGTGAAAAATCCTTGTTTACATATTGTGCACATCATATGCTCGATGAAATGCCTGAGtgaaactttttatttaattccTATGTTTGGCCAgcatttatcttaaattttgttatctttaGGCATTCCGTCGCTACCGGCTTGCATCTTCCTTGCGACGTCGGCATTCACAAGTTAGAGGGATTACAAGTGGAGTCAGGTTTGAGGCGTCCATCACACCTCGGAAGAGCATAAATGGAATTGAATTTCATTCAACTGCTATGTGGTATTCTATTGGTCGTCAGTAACGGaaattcatcaaattcacatAACAATGATCCCAACCATTGCGTATAAGAGGGTGAGGAATCCAACAAGGTAAGCAATTTATGTGGGGGCATGCATAGTGGATGGTTATTTGTTTATGATTTTTATTCATTCCACTTAGTGAAAGTAGGGGGctcttttttatgttaaatgCTTCAGTAGATGCAACAGAAGCACTCCACATGCAACCACttctatgattttattaaattctttttatgattatatggaCGAAGAATTCGCATGTGATAATTCAATGTCATGTATATTTGATATGTGCAAAATTTGCGTGTGATAATGATTCCAAAGCTCCACTGGAACCGTATTAGTgaagtatataatataaaatatagctAATGGAGATGTGGTTATTTAGACTCTCTGTAAAATAATTGTTAAATATTCAAGAGATATGAATTCATGGTTGACTAAATATTTATCCTGCATATTTAGATTAACTATATTTATATGATGAATAAACTAGATAGAGAATAAATTAAATGTCGCTCCGGTACATGATTAAATTAATCTGACCTTGCACGATTATTTAGTACATTACTATGCAAATAGTTAATTGTTGTCATCTTTTTGTGTTATTTAGCAGGTGGTTCCTCTGGAGGCCTCTCAAAATATGGAATTTGGCTGTTCCGGTTTGTCGGCATGAGCGCCAACAAGCTGGTAGTTACATGTCTTTGTTAAGTTCATTCGGCAGCAGTTAGAATCTGTTGGAAATGGTTTCGAGTacctttaatatttttcttcatGGATATAGGATTTCAATAGTTATTCATTTGTCAGCAATTGTAGATGAAGATGATATTTTTCAAAGACGCAAATGCCAAGTGTGATGCTTTTGTTGTTAGCAACGGGTGGCTTGATTCTCTAAAGATATTGGTATCCGGTGTGTTCGTAATTGTTGCAAGAAACTAGACTTGATTAATTTCAGTGAACCAATTTAATCTAGATAAGTTCCGATGCTTTGTTGTATAAGGAGCTTGATTAATTTCATTCGGTGTGCAGCTAGTCGCTTTAGATAGTAGTTACATGTTTATCTTTACTTATATGTGTTGGATGTTCATTTATGTATGAAATCAGATGTTTACTGTAACTGTATACGTGGATGGTTATTTTCGGGTATTCAACCCTTGTAAACTGTAGCAGGTACTCAAAACAAATTATAGTATATTGGTTCAAGAACAGTGATAATGAAGTCAACACTTATCAGATTCAAGTAATGTCAGCTTGAAATACAAAAGAGATATCCCTGTACTAAGAAATAGTATACTggatgttcggttcaccatgtaTCTAGATGGTTACTTTCATAAGAAAAATAGATGGTCATTTTCGACTCACTCGTCAGTGTCATGCTTGAATTTTTTTAAACCAACAGATTCAcataagttctaaaaaaaaaaagggatccaCCACAAAAATGTCATCCCAATGTGTCATAAATAAATTCCAAAGACTATAACTAGTATATAAGGTAAATATTCAAATCTTATCAAGTACGTTATCTTAAGTATgctaagttttttttcttttgaacttTCTCCCTTTTGGCAATCCTTCTGTATGCTATTTCAACGTCCTCGTGCTCGGAGCCGAGAATGGTGATCTCACTTCCTTTTTACCCATCTGATTTATAGCTTGGACTGTAGGAGAATGTATGATCACCGTGAATAAATACTCACTCAATAGGTTCTCTGCAATCCAAGTGAATATTCTTTTCAGTTTATAATCaagtaagaaaaattaaaacaacatGAGACATAAAAATTGTATTCATTCCAGCTGCTAATAAAAAAAATCCCATATAGAGAAAGGAAATCTTCAGCAAGAATTTAACAGGATTTAGAGACCAAATCAACCAATTATAAACACAACAATGAGCATGGTAAATAAGAATCACACAGCACAACAACATATTATTACCAAACAACAATGGCTACAGCAAAAAATAACCACCACAAAATGAATTAAAGTAACCATCTGTTTCAGTAAACGTCAGGACTGAATATCTAAGACTAGAACCTGCTTTTCAGCACCATATATACACTAGTTTACGTAGAAAACAGAGACTCTTTTAGCATTACCTTTTAAAAAGGTGCTGTCACTACAATCAAATCAAAATAGCAATCTCCATTATGAAAAATGACCATCCAATTGCCTGAAAAACTAACCATCCAACATATAATTGATCTCATTATGTGTACATCGAGTTAGtagcaaatacaaaaaaaaaaaggaatacatCTAATACCAACGCAACAACGATATATGCAAGTACTAATTAATTAagggaaaagaaataaaataaaatttcctcGTTTCTAATA
This genomic window contains:
- the LOC112791268 gene encoding NDR1/HIN1-like protein 13, with protein sequence MERQEDHQGRDDADDRAISTLVLPPPPGQGQRQQDTYIVQFPKDQVYHVPPRENALIAEKYRNPTKPKKRECNCGCLSPRVLITTAIIIISILAIVGITLATLFLIYKPTKPKFEVTHISVKTVRGGKNSPPPPPHYEITLTAHNRNKKLGLQYANNADISMTTFENTKVARGTWFPALKQEKGNSTEVNINLTGTSERLHRALEKSKNVTLDLDMKLWVKMTTVRMKTGPLESKIACKIMVSNLGNSTKILSQDCGTQIKIG